The following are from one region of the Stigmatella ashevillena genome:
- a CDS encoding FAD-binding protein → MRGGRRPRGTADAGAGPTRLSWTGGVLLRAPRPFEGKKIDLSDLDQIIEIDPVAMTCTAEPAVTFDEVVRAALRHGLVPIIVPEHKTISLGGSVAGTASGPWKLSWSAYRGLVPRSPNTTPGSTASGDGGPRGHGSFPPHRDSCSVPNVPEGIGWTLPSPSAGLSPLTQGARRTWKRFSRGIVREPEDGEPDGRRAHGPFLLGVC, encoded by the coding sequence GTGCGCGGCGGTCGAAGGCCGCGTGGGACGGCCGACGCCGGAGCCGGACCCACGCGCCTGTCGTGGACCGGCGGCGTCCTCCTGCGCGCCCCTCGACCCTTCGAGGGAAAGAAGATCGACCTGAGCGATCTCGACCAGATCATCGAGATCGATCCGGTGGCGATGACCTGCACGGCCGAGCCCGCGGTCACCTTCGACGAGGTGGTCCGGGCGGCGCTGCGCCATGGGCTCGTGCCCATCATCGTCCCCGAGCACAAGACCATCAGCCTCGGAGGCTCCGTCGCGGGGACGGCCTCCGGGCCGTGGAAGCTCTCCTGGAGCGCGTACAGGGGGCTCGTGCCCAGGTCTCCGAACACCACCCCAGGTAGCACGGCCTCGGGGGACGGGGGGCCGCGCGGTCACGGGTCTTTTCCGCCTCACCGGGATTCCTGCTCAGTCCCCAACGTCCCAGAGGGCATTGGCTGGACTTTGCCCAGTCCTTCCGCTGGGTTATCCCCGTTGACGCAGGGAGCCAGGAGGACCTGGAAACGTTTTTCGAGGGGAATCGTCCGTGAGCCAGAGGATGGGGAGCCCGACGGACGAAGAGCTCATGGACCGTTTCTGCTAGGAGTGTGTTGA
- a CDS encoding HAMP domain-containing sensor histidine kinase: MSLRGLLTTIAGVLLVLASLIAAALMIITSRMEQNNGQLWQAVESVRAVEQLEIALLLHNREQRLLALTGNPVHAQAMQRAEEELHYWLKQAGIFVGSPAEMVIVEEVTAGVENYLRRAAEHQSRPGDLLSDGPELITQALNSSEALIEVNFADARAVASETDRWDALANLLGLGLIAAMAIGLGVGLWTVRRSLYQPLLSIRDALVRFRPGTSPEVAPEVGPQELREIAHEFNQMAERLKRQREVQLSFIAGVAHDLRNPLGALKLGASTMRPGQPLPAEEKVRERFSLIIRQVERLERMVEDLLDTARIEAGRLELRLEPYDLRGLVHEAVALHQGLSPAHELVAQLPETPVSVQCDPTRISQVLNNLLSNAIKYSPEGGLVSVEVHATREEARVAVRDSGVGIPSSERESIFEPFRRSTRNRDTIPGVGLGLSVARRIIEAHGGRIEVESTPGVGSTFHFLLPLPGGTPSARGGAPSEKPYGAQ, from the coding sequence ATGAGCCTCCGAGGCCTGCTCACCACCATTGCCGGGGTCCTCCTGGTGCTGGCGAGCCTCATCGCCGCCGCGCTGATGATCATCACCAGCCGGATGGAGCAGAACAACGGCCAGCTCTGGCAGGCGGTGGAGAGCGTGCGGGCGGTGGAGCAACTCGAGATCGCCCTGCTGCTCCACAACCGGGAGCAGCGGCTGCTGGCGCTCACCGGGAACCCGGTCCATGCCCAGGCAATGCAGAGGGCGGAAGAGGAACTCCACTACTGGCTGAAGCAGGCGGGCATCTTCGTGGGAAGCCCCGCCGAGATGGTCATCGTCGAGGAGGTGACCGCCGGGGTGGAGAACTACCTGCGGCGCGCCGCGGAGCACCAGAGCCGGCCTGGGGATCTGCTCTCGGATGGGCCCGAGCTCATCACCCAGGCCTTGAACAGCTCCGAGGCGCTCATCGAGGTCAACTTCGCCGACGCCCGCGCCGTGGCGAGCGAGACGGACCGCTGGGACGCGCTGGCCAACCTGCTCGGGCTGGGCCTGATCGCGGCGATGGCCATCGGCCTGGGGGTGGGGCTCTGGACCGTCCGCCGCTCCCTGTACCAACCCCTGCTCTCCATCCGGGATGCCCTGGTGCGCTTCCGCCCGGGCACGTCCCCGGAGGTGGCCCCCGAGGTGGGCCCCCAGGAGCTGCGGGAGATTGCCCATGAGTTCAACCAGATGGCCGAGCGGCTCAAGCGCCAGCGCGAGGTGCAGCTCAGCTTCATCGCGGGCGTGGCGCATGACCTGCGCAACCCGCTGGGCGCCCTCAAGCTGGGCGCCTCGACGATGCGGCCCGGCCAGCCCCTGCCCGCCGAGGAAAAAGTGCGCGAGCGCTTCAGCCTCATCATCCGCCAGGTGGAGCGCCTGGAGCGGATGGTGGAAGACCTGCTCGACACGGCGCGCATTGAAGCGGGGCGGCTGGAGCTGCGCCTGGAGCCCTACGACTTGCGGGGGCTCGTGCACGAGGCCGTCGCGCTGCACCAGGGGCTGTCCCCCGCGCACGAGCTGGTGGCCCAGCTGCCCGAGACGCCGGTGTCCGTGCAATGTGATCCGACGCGCATCTCCCAGGTGCTCAACAACCTGCTCAGCAACGCCATCAAATACTCTCCCGAGGGCGGTCTGGTGAGCGTGGAGGTGCACGCCACCCGGGAGGAAGCCCGGGTGGCGGTGCGGGACTCGGGCGTGGGAATCCCCTCTTCGGAGCGCGAGAGCATCTTCGAGCCCTTCCGGCGCAGCACCCGCAACCGGGACACCATCCCGGGGGTGGGGCTGGGGCTGTCGGTCGCCCGGCGCATCATCGAAGCCCACGGGGGCCGCATCGAAGTGGAGAGCACCCCGGGGGTGGGCTCCACCTTCCACTTCCTCCTCCCGCTCCCAGGGGGGACGCCCTCCGCAAGGGGTGGCGCCCCGTCCGAGAAGCCTTACGGCGCGCAGTAG
- a CDS encoding ABC transporter ATP-binding protein, which produces MAPRPSPHVYRRLLGYLSPYRGLLLAGLGASLMAAAATSAYAWLVGPLLRAVLTGDPISLAGVSLPPDQMLRRLPVLVVAVAAVKATAQFLQGGWMQRLGQRVMADLRRFLYARLLAQPPAFFERRHSGELLSRFTADVPLVEFSVAQALSSYVKDGMQIVALLVTCALIDGKLFLLTFVVMPATVVPVARFARSLKKVALRSQSSLGALTSLTAEQLQNLPVVQAYGGVPRALSRFDEEAGRYFGEMRRSLFLRGAFSPTVEMLGIAGVALVVMWGARAVSAEPALAGRLLSFVAASLLLYQPVKSLSGTFSQVLTGLVAAERLFALADEPAPPDEGREAEPLKQALVLEGVRATYLDGREGLRGVDLTVPVGTRVALVGASGAGKTTLFSILLGFLPTSGGEVRWDGVPLRELKPSSVRAQMAWVPQEPVLFSGTVRHNLLLSRPGASDAELWEALTLAHARDFVSTLPAGLDEPVGERGSRLSGGQRQRLVLARAFLRRPSLLLLDEPTSALDAASEAAVGEGLAALMKGRTVLVIAHRLATVRDADLILVMDAGRVVESGTHEQLVARQGRYARLLGEGAVAA; this is translated from the coding sequence GTGGCCCCCCGTCCTTCGCCGCACGTCTATCGCCGACTCTTGGGTTACTTGTCGCCTTACCGGGGCCTGCTCCTGGCGGGCCTGGGGGCCTCGTTGATGGCCGCTGCGGCCACCTCCGCCTATGCCTGGCTGGTGGGGCCGCTGCTGCGCGCGGTGCTGACCGGGGATCCGATCTCGTTGGCGGGGGTGAGCCTGCCCCCGGACCAGATGCTGCGCCGGTTGCCGGTGCTGGTGGTGGCGGTGGCGGCTGTAAAAGCGACGGCCCAGTTTCTTCAGGGCGGGTGGATGCAGCGGCTCGGCCAGCGGGTGATGGCGGATCTGCGCCGCTTCCTCTACGCCCGGCTGCTTGCCCAGCCGCCTGCCTTCTTCGAGCGACGCCACTCGGGGGAGCTGCTCTCGCGCTTCACCGCGGATGTACCGCTGGTGGAGTTCTCGGTGGCGCAGGCGCTGTCCTCGTACGTCAAGGATGGGATGCAAATCGTGGCGCTGCTCGTCACGTGCGCCCTCATTGACGGGAAGCTGTTCCTGCTCACCTTCGTGGTGATGCCCGCCACGGTGGTGCCCGTGGCCCGCTTCGCGCGCTCGCTGAAGAAGGTGGCCCTGCGCTCCCAGTCGAGCCTGGGGGCCCTCACCTCGCTCACCGCCGAGCAGCTCCAGAACCTGCCCGTGGTGCAGGCCTACGGCGGGGTGCCCCGGGCCCTGTCCCGCTTCGACGAGGAGGCGGGGCGCTACTTCGGGGAGATGCGCCGCTCGCTCTTCCTGCGCGGCGCCTTCAGCCCCACGGTGGAGATGCTGGGCATCGCCGGCGTGGCGCTGGTGGTGATGTGGGGGGCGCGCGCGGTGTCGGCCGAGCCCGCGCTGGCCGGACGGCTGCTTTCCTTCGTCGCCGCCTCGCTCCTGCTCTACCAACCGGTGAAGTCCCTGAGCGGCACGTTCTCCCAGGTGCTCACGGGGTTGGTAGCCGCCGAGCGACTCTTCGCCCTCGCGGATGAGCCCGCCCCTCCGGACGAGGGCCGCGAGGCGGAGCCCCTGAAGCAGGCCCTGGTCCTGGAAGGCGTCCGCGCCACCTACCTCGATGGCCGCGAGGGCCTGCGCGGCGTGGACCTCACCGTGCCGGTGGGCACCCGGGTGGCGCTGGTGGGCGCCTCGGGTGCGGGAAAGACGACCCTCTTCTCCATCCTGTTGGGCTTCCTCCCCACCAGCGGGGGCGAGGTGCGCTGGGACGGGGTGCCGCTGCGGGAGCTGAAGCCCTCCAGCGTGCGCGCGCAGATGGCCTGGGTGCCTCAGGAGCCCGTGCTCTTCTCCGGCACCGTGCGCCACAACCTCCTGCTGAGCCGCCCCGGGGCGAGCGACGCGGAGCTGTGGGAGGCCCTCACGCTGGCGCACGCGCGCGACTTCGTGAGCACCCTGCCCGCGGGGCTCGACGAGCCGGTGGGCGAGCGCGGCTCCCGGCTGTCCGGTGGCCAACGGCAGCGCCTGGTCCTCGCCCGGGCCTTCCTGCGCCGTCCCTCCCTGCTGCTGCTGGACGAGCCGACGAGCGCGCTGGACGCGGCCAGCGAGGCGGCGGTGGGCGAAGGGCTGGCGGCGCTGATGAAGGGCCGCACGGTGCTTGTCATCGCGCACCGGCTCGCCACGGTGAGGGACGCGGACCTCATCCTGGTGATGGACGCCGGCCGGGTGGTGGAGTCCGGCACCCATGAGCAGCTCGTCGCGCGCCAGGGGCGCTATGCGCGGCTGCTGGGCGAGGGCGCCGTCGCCGCCTGA
- a CDS encoding SDR family NAD(P)-dependent oxidoreductase, producing the protein MRNWFITGGTPGGFGPTYAEAALELGDQVVLTARRPAELREWAQPYGDRVLVLPLDVTDAKQVRAAVRTAEERFGRIDVLVNNAGRGWYGSVEGARDELIRRTFDLNLFAVIEVTRAVLPGMRARGGGWIVNMSSVAGLVGSKGFGYYTAAKFAIEGLTETLRQEVEPFGVRVLSVEPGAFRTSAFSYFRNEPVDETVDAYVPMVEAVKAAFVEASGNQPGDPVRGVQAVIRAMNAPVPPHRIVLGNAGYDVVVEMHETALTELRANEKLSRGADF; encoded by the coding sequence ATGAGGAACTGGTTCATCACCGGTGGAACGCCCGGCGGGTTCGGCCCAACCTACGCCGAGGCGGCACTGGAGCTCGGCGATCAGGTGGTGCTGACCGCACGCCGGCCCGCCGAACTGCGGGAGTGGGCGCAGCCGTACGGCGACCGTGTGCTGGTTCTGCCGCTCGACGTCACCGACGCCAAGCAGGTGCGGGCGGCGGTCCGGACGGCGGAGGAACGGTTCGGCAGGATCGACGTGCTCGTCAACAACGCCGGGCGCGGCTGGTACGGCTCGGTGGAGGGGGCTCGTGACGAGCTGATCCGCCGTACGTTCGATCTCAATCTGTTCGCGGTGATCGAAGTGACGCGGGCGGTTCTGCCGGGTATGCGGGCCCGCGGCGGCGGCTGGATCGTGAACATGTCGTCGGTGGCCGGCCTCGTCGGCTCGAAGGGGTTCGGCTACTACACGGCCGCGAAGTTCGCGATCGAAGGGCTCACCGAGACACTGCGCCAGGAGGTCGAGCCCTTCGGTGTACGGGTGCTCAGCGTGGAGCCGGGAGCCTTCCGTACCAGCGCGTTCTCCTACTTCCGCAACGAGCCGGTCGACGAGACCGTCGACGCCTACGTGCCGATGGTCGAGGCCGTCAAGGCGGCGTTCGTGGAGGCCAGCGGCAACCAGCCGGGTGACCCCGTGCGCGGTGTGCAGGCCGTCATCAGAGCCATGAACGCGCCCGTGCCCCCGCATCGGATCGTGCTCGGCAACGCTGGCTACGACGTCGTCGTCGAGATGCACGAGACCGCCCTCACCGAGCTGCGCGCGAACGAGAAGCTGTCGCGCGGAGCGGACTTCTGA
- a CDS encoding transposase has protein sequence MSKVYRPYQPEQSELLPPSPREWLPEEHLAYFILDTVKELELKPLLEKYERELRGYPPYHPRMLVGLLLYGYCVGVASSRRLEKRAYEDVAFRIIAAGQHPDHTAIAEFRRRHLKELSGLFVQVLALCQKAGLVKLGHVALDGTKLKANASKQGDELRAMSLKDWMARRLRTKKGRAVYARRKAVAEAPFGQIKQVRGFRQLLLRGLAKARGEWALICLTHNLLKLHRATVAA, from the coding sequence ATGAGTAAGGTCTACCGCCCCTACCAGCCGGAGCAGTCGGAACTTCTGCCGCCTTCGCCCCGGGAGTGGCTGCCCGAAGAGCACTTGGCGTACTTCATCTTGGACACGGTGAAGGAGTTGGAGCTGAAGCCGCTGTTGGAGAAGTACGAGCGGGAGCTGAGGGGCTACCCGCCGTACCACCCGAGGATGCTGGTGGGGCTGCTGTTGTACGGCTACTGCGTGGGAGTGGCCTCGTCGCGGCGGCTTGAGAAAAGGGCGTACGAGGACGTGGCGTTCCGAATCATCGCCGCGGGCCAGCACCCGGACCACACAGCGATTGCGGAGTTTCGCAGGCGGCACCTGAAGGAGTTGTCTGGGCTGTTCGTGCAGGTGCTGGCGCTGTGCCAGAAGGCAGGGCTGGTGAAGCTGGGGCACGTGGCGCTGGACGGCACGAAGCTCAAGGCGAACGCCAGCAAGCAAGGCGATGAGCTACGAGCGATGAGCCTCAAGGACTGGATGGCGCGGCGGCTCAGGACGAAGAAAGGCCGGGCAGTGTACGCACGCCGAAAGGCAGTGGCGGAGGCACCCTTTGGACAAATCAAGCAGGTGCGAGGCTTTCGGCAACTGTTGCTGCGAGGGCTGGCGAAGGCCCGTGGGGAGTGGGCGCTCATCTGCCTGACCCACAATCTGCTGAAGCTGCACCGAGCCACGGTCGCCGCGTAG
- a CDS encoding TetR/AcrR family transcriptional regulator, which yields MQNARDRLLLATAELLEAGGSVSTRAVCDRAGVQAPTLYHHFGSKQGLIDAVANHGFTQYTAIENSGDPLHDLREGWDKHVRFGLEHPLFYGLLYGRADPGKPCAVTAPAHAALRERFTAAAVRGLLKVPADDAAEQVLAANVGITLTLIRQPEPDFGLSGRVREAALAGVLHTPTAGAAATRASAALTLRALVGDDPGDLTPGERALLDELLTRLAR from the coding sequence ATGCAAAACGCGCGGGATCGACTTCTCCTCGCCACGGCGGAACTGCTGGAGGCCGGCGGCTCGGTGTCCACGAGGGCGGTGTGCGACCGCGCCGGGGTGCAGGCCCCGACGCTGTACCACCACTTCGGCAGCAAGCAGGGCCTGATCGACGCGGTGGCGAACCACGGCTTCACCCAGTACACGGCGATCGAGAACTCCGGCGACCCGCTGCACGACCTGCGCGAGGGTTGGGACAAGCACGTGCGGTTCGGGTTGGAGCACCCCTTGTTCTACGGCCTGCTCTACGGTCGCGCCGATCCGGGAAAGCCGTGCGCCGTCACCGCTCCCGCGCACGCCGCGTTGCGCGAGCGGTTTACCGCGGCGGCTGTCCGGGGTCTTCTCAAGGTGCCGGCCGACGACGCCGCCGAACAGGTGCTCGCCGCCAACGTCGGCATCACGCTGACCCTAATCAGACAGCCGGAACCGGACTTCGGCCTGTCCGGGCGCGTCCGCGAGGCCGCGCTGGCCGGGGTGCTGCACACGCCGACCGCCGGCGCCGCCGCGACCCGGGCGAGCGCCGCGCTGACCCTGCGGGCGCTGGTCGGCGACGACCCGGGCGACCTCACCCCGGGCGAGCGCGCCCTGCTCGACGAGTTGCTGACCCGCCTGGCCCGATAG
- the dnaJ gene encoding molecular chaperone DnaJ, whose product MPAVSGQKRDYYEVLGVQKGVNPQELKSAFRKVALQYHPDRNPGNNEAEEKFKEASEAYEVLSDPERRARYDRFGHSGGGAEGFGGFQNVNINDIFGDIFGEIFGGARGGRGRGGAGRGADLRYNLEISFEEAAFGCRPKVPIPRPKKCETCTGSGSKSGAAPKPCGTCGGSGEVRFTQGFFAVSRTCADCNGTGAFIPDPCPKCKGAGKVPSEEVLEVAIPAGVDNGTRVRLSGMGEPGDRGGPAGDLYVTVIVREHPLFQREDYEVFCEVPISFTQAALGAKLDVPTLDGKVKMTVPPGTQSGKVFRLRGKGIPHLHSQQRGDQHVRVILETPTELSSRQRELLEKFAEEAGEETHPQSKSFFAKVKELFG is encoded by the coding sequence ATGCCAGCGGTGTCGGGACAGAAACGCGACTATTACGAAGTACTCGGCGTCCAGAAGGGCGTGAATCCGCAGGAGCTGAAGAGCGCCTTTCGCAAGGTCGCGCTTCAGTACCATCCGGATCGCAACCCGGGAAACAACGAGGCCGAGGAGAAGTTCAAGGAAGCCTCCGAGGCCTACGAGGTGCTGAGCGATCCGGAACGCCGGGCCCGCTATGACCGCTTTGGCCATTCGGGGGGAGGCGCCGAGGGCTTTGGCGGCTTCCAGAACGTCAACATCAACGACATCTTCGGGGACATCTTCGGGGAGATTTTCGGGGGCGCCCGGGGCGGCCGGGGCCGGGGTGGCGCGGGCCGCGGCGCGGACCTGCGCTACAACCTGGAGATCTCCTTCGAGGAGGCGGCGTTCGGCTGTCGGCCCAAGGTCCCGATTCCGCGCCCTAAGAAGTGCGAGACGTGCACGGGCTCGGGCAGCAAGAGCGGCGCGGCGCCCAAGCCGTGCGGCACCTGTGGGGGCTCGGGCGAGGTGCGCTTCACGCAGGGCTTCTTCGCGGTGTCCCGCACGTGCGCCGACTGCAACGGCACGGGCGCGTTCATTCCGGATCCCTGCCCGAAGTGCAAGGGCGCCGGGAAGGTGCCCTCCGAGGAGGTGCTCGAGGTGGCCATCCCGGCCGGCGTGGACAACGGCACCCGCGTGCGGCTGTCGGGCATGGGCGAGCCGGGAGACCGGGGCGGGCCTGCCGGAGACCTGTACGTGACGGTCATCGTGCGCGAGCACCCGCTCTTCCAGCGCGAGGATTATGAGGTGTTCTGCGAGGTGCCCATCTCCTTCACGCAGGCGGCGCTGGGGGCGAAGCTCGATGTGCCCACGTTGGATGGGAAGGTGAAGATGACGGTGCCGCCCGGCACGCAGTCCGGCAAGGTGTTCCGGCTGCGGGGCAAGGGGATTCCCCACCTGCACAGCCAGCAGCGCGGCGATCAGCACGTGCGCGTGATTCTCGAGACGCCCACGGAGCTGTCGTCCCGGCAGCGCGAGCTGCTGGAGAAGTTCGCGGAGGAGGCGGGCGAGGAGACACATCCTCAGTCCAAGAGCTTCTTCGCCAAGGTGAAAGAGCTGTTCGGCTGA
- a CDS encoding HAD family hydrolase translates to MLILFDCDGVLIDSEILAAGVNAELLTELGLRITREEVIARFTGLTHEQVLAKVAQQLGRPLPPDFDERSRVEIDRRLEAVKPIEGVHALLDRLTGPRGVCSNSSTRRLKLSLTAAGLWDRFHPHIFSAPEVGRSKPAPDVFLHGARVLGGTPRETVVIEDSVHGVSGAVAAGMRVIGFTGGGHSWPGHAEALTEAGAVKVVNHLSDVVSAVEACQG, encoded by the coding sequence ATGCTCATCCTCTTCGATTGTGACGGCGTGCTGATTGATTCAGAGATTCTGGCGGCAGGGGTGAACGCCGAGTTGTTGACGGAACTGGGCCTGCGCATCACCCGGGAGGAAGTCATCGCGCGGTTCACGGGCCTGACCCATGAGCAGGTTCTCGCGAAGGTGGCGCAGCAGCTCGGGCGCCCTTTGCCCCCGGACTTCGACGAGCGCTCCCGCGTGGAGATCGACCGGCGGCTGGAGGCGGTGAAGCCCATCGAGGGGGTGCATGCGCTGCTCGACCGGCTCACGGGGCCTCGGGGCGTCTGTTCGAATTCGAGCACCCGCCGGTTGAAGCTCAGCCTGACGGCGGCGGGGCTCTGGGACCGTTTTCATCCTCACATTTTCTCAGCCCCTGAGGTGGGCCGCTCCAAGCCCGCGCCCGATGTCTTCTTGCATGGGGCCCGGGTGTTGGGGGGAACCCCTCGGGAGACGGTGGTCATCGAGGACTCCGTTCACGGAGTCTCGGGCGCCGTGGCCGCGGGGATGCGGGTGATTGGTTTCACGGGGGGCGGGCACAGTTGGCCCGGGCATGCCGAGGCCCTGACGGAGGCGGGCGCGGTGAAGGTGGTGAACCACCTCTCAGACGTGGTGTCGGCCGTGGAGGCTTGCCAGGGCTGA
- a CDS encoding transposase, producing the protein MSKVYRPYQPEQSELLPPSPREWLPEEHLAYFILDTVKELELKPLLEKYERELRGYPPYHPRMLVGLLLYGYCVGVASSRRLEKRAYEDVAFRIIAAGQHPDHTAIAEFRRRHLKELSGLFVQMLALCQKAGLVKLGHVALDGTKLKANASKQGDELRAMSLKDWMARRLRTKKGRAVYARRKAVAEAPFGQIKQVRGFRQLLLRGLAKARGEWALICLTHNLLKLHRAMVAA; encoded by the coding sequence ATGAGCAAGGTCTACCGCCCCTACCAGCCGGAGCAGTCGGAACTTCTGCCGCCCTCGCCCCGGGAGTGGCTGCCCGAAGAGCACTTGGCGTACTTCATCTTGGACACGGTGAAGGAGTTGGAGCTGAAGCCGCTGTTGGAGAAGTACGAGCGGGAGCTGAGGGGCTACCCGCCGTACCACCCGAGGATGCTGGTGGGGCTGCTGTTGTACGGCTACTGCGTGGGAGTGGCCTCGTCGCGGCGGCTTGAGAAAAGGGCGTACGAGGACGTGGCGTTCCGAATCATCGCCGCGGGCCAGCACCCGGACCACACAGCGATTGCGGAGTTTCGCAGGCGGCACCTGAAGGAGTTGTCTGGGCTGTTCGTGCAGATGCTGGCGCTGTGCCAGAAGGCAGGGCTGGTGAAGCTGGGGCACGTGGCGCTGGACGGCACGAAGCTCAAGGCGAACGCCAGCAAGCAAGGCGATGAGCTACGAGCGATGAGCCTCAAGGACTGGATGGCGCGGCGGCTGAGGACGAAGAAAGGCCGGGCAGTGTACGCACGCCGAAAGGCAGTGGCGGAGGCACCCTTTGGACAAATCAAGCAGGTGCGAGGCTTTCGGCAACTGTTGCTGCGAGGGCTGGCGAAGGCCCGTGGGGAGTGGGCGCTCATCTGCCTGACCCACAATCTGCTGAAGCTGCACCGAGCCATGGTCGCCGCGTAG